In Gossypium hirsutum isolate 1008001.06 chromosome A10, Gossypium_hirsutum_v2.1, whole genome shotgun sequence, the DNA window GTTTGCTTAAAGTCCAAAACAACTCCCTTCTCTCCAAAATCACACTCTCTAAACACACGCGCCTATACAACATTCCCATCATTTAAGTAGTAACATAAAGAAAGCAAGCTCCACACACTACTATTTTCCTGTTCCCCCACCAAAACAAAacactttcttctttcttttttttctcttccccGCCATGACTGACAGGGTTTACCCTTCATCCAAACAACCCACAAATGGCACCGCCCCCACCACCACCTCCGCCGCCGCTTCCGCCAACCCGTCGTTTCCCGCCACTAAATCTCAACTCTATGGAGCCTCTCGCCCTCTATACCGTCCACAAACCAAGCGCCACCGTTACCGCCGCTCATGCTGTTGTTCTTGTTGCCTTTGGACCACAATACTTATCCTTGTTCTTATCCTCCTAGTCGCCATAGCTGGTGCTATCTTATACGTCCTTTACCGTCCCCACCGCCCTACTTTCACGGTCTCCTCCCTCAAGGTCTCGACCCTTAATGTAACCTCAGCTTCCAAGGTCATCACCAACATCCACCTTAACGTCACCGCCAAAAACCCTAACAAAAAGCTCATCTACATTTACGACCCAATCACCATATCTCTTATCACAAACGACGAGATCGACATAGGGAAGGGTTCCTTGGGTTCGTTCGTGCATGGCAATAAAAACACGACTCTTTTGAAAGCTGCCATAACAAGTAGCAACAGGCAAGAACTTGATGAGGCGTCAGCTGGCAAGTTAAGGAGTGGTTTGAAGAGCAAGAAGGGTCTGCCATTAAAGATAAAGCTGGACACTAAAGTGAAAGCAAAGATGGGAGCACTGAAGACCCCCAAGGTTGGGATTAGGGTTTTTTGTGAAGGGATTAAAGCTACTGCTCCCAAGGGGAAATCAGCAACAATAGCTTCAACTTCTAATACAAAGTGTAAGGTTGATTTGAGGATTAAGATCTGGAAATGGATTTTATGATTATGAGAGCTGAGGATTAGaaagaatgaagaagaaaaaggtTTGGTGTTGTTTTTGTTTTAAGAAATTTGTGCTTTCTCATTTTTTGGGTGATTATTATATCTTGTGTAAATTTGGTGATTGATTGTAATGATAGGGTATAGAAAACAGTGATGTATAATTTTTTCTTATTATCTTTTTGgctcttttgttttgtttttagtcCTTGGTTCATTGGGGAAATTTTATAGTCTTCTCCTTAATATAACTTGGTTCATTGTATTCAATTCTTTACATCTTTTTCCCAGTAGAGGGTAATTTTGATTGAAGAGATGTGtcaaaatttgtaattaagtgGTGGAAATTTATGGAGTTTTGACCTACaattgataaattaatttctTTGCAAAAAGTCTCTTATTATTACATTAcaataaatgtgaaattattctattttaatatttgttaggatttaaattatttttttaccacACCTAAGTCTTACTATAggctaatttttattttattttattttcttccattttccaccgacaataatcattaaaaaatgAAACCCCGCATTTGATTGTACCTAATGGCAAtatacataattaattaaaaaatttagactTACAATGGTAAACAAAGTTAAATCTACCTTTTCTTAGGTATTATAAAGGAATTTTGAACATTCCTTATCTTTTTCTTCACATGCAAAAAGTAGAAATAATTAGGTAGCCAGAAAAAAAAGTGActttttcatgcataaaatttaTGACTTACTGGCTTTGCTTAAATTCCAAGCACCTGTGTCCCCAAATTAATTTTGTCTACGTGTTTGATAGTGGTTGTCATGtcaagattttaaaaaattatgttgtattaattttcatataaaaaattaagagaataaaACAAATATGCAAATTACTAATCAAATATTATGGAGAATATTAGTGTCGGTAGGAGATTCCAAAGGACGAGTACACAATTATTGTGGTGGGTGATATTCAAGAACAGGGTCCCATTCTCCCTGCTTTCTACCATTTCTCCCAATTCTACTTTTAGATTATTACTACTAGGGTAAACGGTATAAATAGTcaccatttattattttattattttagtcatttcaatTATTAATAGGGTATGGATGTggctatatttttttatttgtataataataaatttattcatctaatatttatagattttatcaaattagttttaattctaaaaagttcaacaaatttaactcgcaactatatatattatgtcaatttagtcttaattcttaaaaatttaaaatttaaaattaaaaaaaagttttaaaaataaaattatttaaaagtttcatctttcgataaaaatacataaaaatttataaataaatgaatatctaatttttttctttttctaatatgaaatttatttattaaaataataattctataaatatattttttttttaaaaacccacAAATCAAACTTAAACCAAATTCAaacttttcctttctttaattttttttaataaataat includes these proteins:
- the LOC107897400 gene encoding NDR1/HIN1-like protein 13; its protein translation is MTDRVYPSSKQPTNGTAPTTTSAAASANPSFPATKSQLYGASRPLYRPQTKRHRYRRSCCCSCCLWTTILILVLILLVAIAGAILYVLYRPHRPTFTVSSLKVSTLNVTSASKVITNIHLNVTAKNPNKKLIYIYDPITISLITNDEIDIGKGSLGSFVHGNKNTTLLKAAITSSNRQELDEASAGKLRSGLKSKKGLPLKIKLDTKVKAKMGALKTPKVGIRVFCEGIKATAPKGKSATIASTSNTKCKVDLRIKIWKWIL